One Plasmodium vinckei vinckei genome assembly, chromosome: PVVCY_09 genomic region harbors:
- a CDS encoding UVB-resistance protein UVR8 homologue, putative, protein MLKTFNILKRNTQLLKNEVRFYSSKKNKVEKNKENKYNLWRWGCSGDSLFSSMQAGEKYPFPEKVRNFENKQINKLSAGCNHAAFIVDGKIYTYGLNDKGQLGRTLSSEGGKESKISLTPEEIELDDNNIKFKDVCCGYKHTLAVDENNDLYSWGWGGNFFKGASGLGQGNKNNLMKPKKIEAFNNDNSEFINICCGEQHSLALTKSGKVYGCGKGEFGRLGKGNHGDQLFFEEIDFFVNNNIIIKDIACGNSFSAALSNNGEVYVWGRNDYGQLGIENSIGDLYSHEVYPNKVKYFEIENIKIKLIACGDNHMIACSESNIIYFWGSRAWLEPKAITLNPKYQNSLIKKNIDKIQAGGNTYYYSMLLSDNKLYSWGKYNSSCLALGDKKNHNEPTLVDSDLFDNEIICDISCGHGRVLAKTLANA, encoded by the coding sequence atgctaaaaacttttaatatattaaagcGTAATACGCAGCTGCTCAAGAATGAAGTTCGATTTTATAGttctaaaaaaaacaaagtagaaaaaaataaagaaaataaatataacttGTGGAGATGGGGATGCTCAGGTGAtagtttattttcttcaatgCAAGCGGGAGAAAAATATCCATTTCCCGAAAAAGTTCGAAATTTcgaaaataaacaaattaataagtTATCAGCGGGTTGCAATCATGCAGCCTTTATAGTTGATGgaaaaatttatacatatggATTAAATGATAAAGGGCAATTAGGTAGAACATTGTCAAGTGAAGGGGGGAAAGAAAGCAAAATTTCTTTAACGCCAGAAGAAATAGAATTAGATgataacaatataaaatttaaagatGTGTGTTGTGGATATAAGCATACACTGGCGgttgatgaaaataatgatttatATAGTTGGGGATGGGGtggtaatttttttaaaggagCTAGTGGATTAGGacaaggaaataaaaataatttaatgaaacccaaaaaaatagaagcatttaataatgataattctgaatttataaatatatgttgtGGTGAACAACATAGTTTAGCTTTAACAAAGAGTGGAAAAGTCTATGGATGTGGGAAGGGAGAATTTGGTAGATTAGGTAAAGGAAATCATGGAgatcaattattttttgaagaaattgatttttttgttaataataatattattattaaagatATAGCATGTGGTAACAGTTTTTCAGCGGCTTTATCAAATAATGGTGAAGTATATGTTTGGGGAAGAAATGATTATGGACAATTAGGTATTGAAAATAGTATAGGAGATTTATATTCACATGAAGTTTATCCAAATAAagttaaatattttgaaattgaaaatataaaaataaaattaattgcATGTGGAGATAATCATATGATTGCTTGTTCAGAAAgtaacattatttatttttgggGTTCAAGAGCATGGCTAGAACCAAAAGCTATTACTCTAAATCcaaaatatcaaaatagtttaataaaaaaaaatattgataaaataCAAGCAGGTGGAAACACCTACTATTATTCTATGTTACTTTCAgacaataaattatattcatggggaaaatataattcttCATGCTTAGCTTTAGGggacaaaaaaaatcacaACGAGCCTACACTTGTTGATTCGgatttatttgataatgaaattatttGTGATATATCATGTGGCCATGGAAGAGTATTGGCTAAAACACTAGCCAATGCTTAA
- a CDS encoding apicoplast ribosomal protein S14p/S29e precursor, putative: MLNFIKWLIAYFILVQTTAFSIKERHSRYLFLNNYNPIFKKRVTQHNINKSHRLNLKKRLDPNNKYTVLKRHEAKIQRNLKRKYLIEKYKEKRALLKKYISEASSPIEYVYWKYKLSSLPRDSCPVRFRNRCAITGRARGYYKFFGLCRHQARALIQKMFFPGFVKASW; the protein is encoded by the exons ATGctgaattttataaaatggtTAATTGCCTATTTCATTTTAGTCCAAACAACTGCTTTTAGTATCAAGGAGAGGCATAGTcgctatttatttttaaataactaCAACCCAATTTTCAAAAAGAGAGTAACACaacataatataaacaaatctCATcgtttaaatttaaaaaagagaTTAGATCCAAATAACAAATATACAGTATTAAAAAGGCATGAAGCTAAGATTCAAAGAAATTTAAAGAGAAAATATCTTATTGAAAAATACAAGGAAAAACGGGCAttgctaaaaaaatatatatcagaAGCCTCATCTCCTATTGAATATGTTTATTGGAAGTATAAACTATCTTCCTTGCCAAGGGATTCATGCCCTGTTAGGTTTAGGAACCGATGTGCAATTACAG gaCGAGCAAGaggatattataaattttttggcCTGTGTAGACATCAAGCACGGGCTTTAATccaaaaaatgttttttccAGGTTTTGTTAAAGCAAGTTGGTag
- a CDS encoding calcium-binding protein, putative has protein sequence MATRRKERCHITGNSNKNNSHFTFSDTQNDDILFETNNGSNGNDNSIDKSNSDNLRENILKNNKHYFNEETIKSYNDINVNDNNFLNTWIDTKNKSNINIFEINKHMKEKEIEFVKLNKIINEKNNINFKNIPCKFKKNEGKKSKASIDRSTAETNNIKSEKKDKEIQVDELWNYLSYVHNSDDSRLKYKINDIIYKRTQDEKADENFSQSEKMNEIELHHKDNTDKRSQSINYDEYKNIIKYILPSMPDKKIDYSWNCLKTNLKCESDKVDYKQFVNFINEKSENYKNIYINKIVASQMKNKVIKYNFNPSDVKLKTINYIDNIRLKASEFSKAFNELISEKELYDLFKGKEKIKISELEKIISDITNERTKHTVEGEDIKNTKETNKKQGGDPEDGKEVRKRDILTDFNMKAYISTLLTNKNNEVFVKNFIDNLNTNYEALNLQNHFIKDAYDFYSRNIPPTEKMDNSYNMELNKEEVKRAKFLIEEIDYSVRNNFRPKYLSEKNNNIKKNPQNPYLSLYEIFKHLDNDKDSYITKEDLHKSINNLKIKNITNEDVNLLLKYIDTQKKGYIDVNDFLTNYKLEDNSMISWIKNTNKPYFEFVKNLKREDFENSNTGSRRRSISENIPNNENAFIAKKYDDAIYNYNLELDQFCPSYVIRERIRNKFIAKPEDFLNKHINATKFHLTPYKNTNNIIQPVESSDLYMNDNSRFKTTYNLNYN, from the coding sequence atggcAACACGAAGAAAAGAAAGATGTCACATAACTGGAAATtcgaataaaaataattcgcATTTCACTTTTTCAGACACacaaaatgatgatattttatttgaaactAATAATGGTAGCAATGGCAATGATAATAGTATTGACAAAAGTAATAGTGATAATTTGAGAGAAAATATCCTTAAAAACAATAAGCACTATTTTAATGAAGAAACAATAAAATcttataatgatataaatgtgaatgataataattttttaaatacatgGATAGATACTAAAAACaaatcaaatataaatatattcgaAATTAACAAACATATGAAAGAAAAGGAAATCGAATTTGTTAaacttaataaaataataaatgaaaaaaataatataaattttaaaaatataccttgcaaatttaaaaaaaatgaaggaaaaaaaagtaaagcAAGTATTGATAGATCTACTGCAGAAAcgaataatataaaaagcgaaaaaaaagataaagaaaTTCAAGTAGATGAATTATGGAATTATTTAAGTTATGTTCATAATTCGGATGACAGTAGATtgaaatacaaaattaatgatataatatataaacggACTCAAGATGAAAAAGCTGATGAAAATTTTAGTCAAtctgaaaaaatgaatgaaaTCGAATTGCACCACAAAGACAACACAGATAAGAGATCCCAAAGTATCAATTATGAtgaatacaaaaatataataaaatatatattgccTTCAATGCcagacaaaaaaatagattATTCTTGGAATTGTTTGAAGACGAACTTAAAATGTGAAAGTGATAAAGTGGattataaacaatttgttaattttataaatgagAAATCGgagaattataaaaatatatatataaataaaatagtagCCAgccaaatgaaaaataaagtaataAAGTATAATTTCAATCCTTCAGATGTTAAGTTAAAAacaattaattatattgacAATATTCGATTAAAAGCTTCAGAATTTTCAAAAGCATTTAATGAGTTGATATCAGAAAAAGAGCTATATGATTTGTTTAaaggaaaagaaaaaataaaaattagtgagttagaaaaaattatatcagATATAACTAATGAAAGAACAAAACATACAGTAGAAGGagaagatataaaaaatacgaaagaaacaaataaaaagcaAGGGGGTGATCCTGAAGACGGAAAAGAAGTTCGAAAAAGGGATATATTAACAGATTTTAATATGAaagcatatatatctacactattaacaaataaaaataatgaagtttttgttaaaaattttatagataatttaaatacaaattatgaagcattaaatttacaaaatcattttataaaagatgCATATGATTTTTATTCTAGAAACATCCCCCCTACtgaaaaaatggataacTCATATAATATGGAATTAAATAAGGAAGAAGTAAAAAGAGCTAAATTTTTAATCGAAGAAATCGATTACTCAGTGCGCAATAATTTTCGACCTAAATATttaagtgaaaaaaataataacatcaaaaaaaatcccCAAAACCCATATTTGTCTTTATATGAAATTTTTAAGCACTTAGACAATGATAAAGACAGTTATATAACAAAAGAAGACTTACATAAaagtattaataatttaaaaataaaaaatataaccaATGAAGATGTAAATCTTCttctaaaatatattgatacACAAAAAAAGGGATATATAGATGTTAatgattttttaacaaattataaactGGAAGATAACTCGATGATTTCATGGATTAAAAATACTAATAAACCGTATTTTGAAtttgttaaaaatttaaaaagagAGGACTTTGAAAATTCTAATACTGGATCTCGAAGACGATCAATTAGCGAAAATATaccaaataatgaaaatgcatttattgctaaaaaatatgacgatgcaatatataattataatttagaaTTAGATCAATTTTGCCCTTCTTATGTTATTAGAGAAAGGATacgaaataaatttatagcGAAGCCAGaagattttttaaataaacatataaatgctacaaaatttcatttaaccccttataaaaatacaaataatataattcaaCCAGTAGAGAGTTCTGATCTGTATATGAATGATAACTCACGATTTAAAACAACCTACAATTTGAATTACAACTAG